Within the Thalassophryne amazonica unplaced genomic scaffold, fThaAma1.1, whole genome shotgun sequence genome, the region CTCAACATAAAGCCACACCAAGCTTTCTGGCTGGACGTTATTATAACATGAACTGGGAGCCTGAACGTTGAACACAGAACTGTAAACCTTTTCAAAGTCTGGGTGTGAGAGCAGAAGAAAAGCCAACAGGACCTCACAACTGCTGATAGCAGCAGCATGACAAAGCACAGAAAAAATGCAAAGAATAACACCAAAGGGATTGTGAAAGTGTGGACGTCACTGCCATCACTTCCAGCTGACTAAACGTGCACAATGACTTCTGCAGCTGTGGAGCAGAGAGGCCTGCAGAGGTCTGAGGGATGACCACAGAGGACAATTATCATAACGAAGACCAAGACGTCCAAAACCACCAAACTTCCTCACGGCGATTTAGAGAAAATGACACAAACCATTTGTCTTTTCTATAAAATATAGAAAGGTTTCAGAACAGAAAATGCAGCTGATGAAACTGGAGCAAAGGAATATGAGCAGGAACAGGAATAAATGTTCCATAAATGAGAGTTAAAACAACTCAGTCCTTTTTCGGGAAGTAACAAAGAGCCAGAGTAGAGTAAAGTGCTCCAGATCCAGCTTCGTCTTTAAAATAACTCACAGTCCTTTATCAGGGTGAAACAAAGAGACAGAGTAGAGTAAAGTGCTCCGGATCCAGCTTCCTCTTTAAAATAACTCACAGTCCTTTATCGGGAAGAAACAAAGAGCCAGAGCAGAGTAAAATGCTCCGGATCCAGCTTCCTCTTTAAAATAACTCAGTCCTTTATCGGGAAGAAACAAAGAGCCAAAGCAGAGTAAAATGCTCCGGATCCAGCTTCCTCTTTAAAATAACTCACAGTCCTTTATCGGGAAGAAACAAAGAGCCAGAGTAGAGTAAAGGGCTCCGGATCCAGCTTCCTCTTTAAAATAACTCGCAGTCCTTTATCAGGAAGAAAGAGCCAGACTAGAGTAAAATGCTCCGGATCCAGCTTCCTCTTTAAAATAACTCACAGTCCTTTATCGGGAAGAAACAAAGAGCCAGAGTAGAGTAAAGGGCTCCGGATTCAGCTTCCTCTTTAAAATAACTCACGGCCCTTTATCGGGAAGAAACAAAGAGCCAGAGTAGAGTAAAGGGCTCCGGATCCAGCTTCCTCTTTAAAATAACTCGCAGTCCTTTATCAGGAAGAAAGAGCCAGACTAGAGTAAAATGCTCCGGATCCAGCTTCCTCTTTAAAATAACTCACAGTCCTTTATCGGGAAGAAACAAAGAGCCAGAGTAGCGTAAAATGCTCCGGATCCAGCTTCCTCTTTAAAATAACTCACAGTCCTTTATCGGGAAGAAACAAAGAGCTAGAGTAGAGTAAAATGCTCCGGATCCAGCTTCCTCTTTAAAATAACTCACAGTCCTTTAATCGGGAAGAAACAAAGAGCCAGAGTAGAGTAAAGGGCTCGGGATCCAGCTTCCTCTTTAAAATAACTCACAGTCCTTTATCAGGGTGAAACAAAGAGCCAGAGTAGAGTAAAATGCTCCGGATCCAGCTTCCTCTTTAAAATAACTCACAGTCCTTTATCGGGAAGAAACAAAGAGCCAGAGTAGAGTAAAATGCTCCGGATCCAGCTTCCTCTTTAAAACAACACACAGTCCTTTATCAGGAAGAAACAAAGGGCCAGAGTAGAGTAAAGGGCTCTGGATTCAGCTTCCTCTTTAAAATAACTCATGGTCCTTTATCAGGAAGAAACAAAGAGCCAGAATAGAGTAAAGTGCTCCGGATCCAGCTTCCTCTTTAAAATAACTCACAGTCCTTTATCGGGAAGAAACAAAGAGCCAGAGTAGAGTAAAATGCTCCGGATCCAGCTTCCTCTTTAAAACAACACACAGTCCTTTATCAGGAAGAAACAAAGGGCCAGAGTAGAGTAAAGGGCTCTGGATTCAGCTTCCTCTTTAAAATAACTCATGGTCCTTTATCAGGAAGAAACAAAGAGCCAGAATAGAGTAAAGTGCTCCGAATCCAGCTTCCTCTTTAGAATAATTCATAGTCCTTTTCAGGGCTATGGTTAGGGTGAAACAAAGAGCCAGAGTAGAGTAAAATGCTCCGGATCCAGCTTCCTCTTTAAAATAACTCACGGTCCTTTATCAGGAAGAAACAAAGAGCCAGAGTAGAGTAAAATGCTCCGGATCCAGCTTCCTCTTTAAAATAACTCACAGTCCTTTATCGGGAAGAAACAAAGAGCCAGAGTAGAGTAAAGTGCTCCGGATTCAGCTTCCTCTTTAAAATAACTCACAGTCCTTTATCAGGGTGAAACAAAGAGCCAGAGTAGAGTAAAATGCTCCGGATCCAGCTTCCTCTTTAAAATAACTCACGGTCCTTTATTGGGAAGAAACAAAGAACCAGATTAAAGGGTTCCGGATTCAGCTTCCTCTTTAAAATAACTCATGGCCCTTTATCAGGAATAAACCAAGAGCCAGAATTGAGTAAAGGGGCCCAGGATGGACTCTGCTTTagtttcaattaaggactctatTTGTGCTGCtcttttgtttcttctgtttgttaagaaactATTGTACATCtgtaaaaatcttgtaactgttagaatagtctaagcagtgggtcacccctctgagtctggtctccttgaggtttcttactCTTTACCATTATCATGATTAGGATCGGCCACCAAAGAGGTTTTTCTTACCTCTGTCTTCTATGctcttgctcagggggttggtgaggttagaccttactcatgtgaggcAGCTCCgtagtgatttggtgctatattaatATAATAAAGCGAACCGAGTTCAACAGTAAAAGGATGAGGTGTAGATTCTGAGGGATGGAGTGCTGTGTTTCTTCTGTGGGTGGGTCaaaggtcactagaccacagactAAGTCTCCAGGTCACATTATTTCTCTAACAAACATCTCTTTGTCTACTTTCAGGACCATCACGTCCCGCTTCCTCTTGCATTCATCGTTGTCCGTGTGGTATACAAGAGACACAAAAACAATTCACTTGTGAACAGAAATAGCACACACGTGGGTTTACATATTTCGTGAGACAGACATGATGTTGATCAGTTATAAACTGATGGACATTCATGTGCAGACAGAGTTATTAATCCAGGACATTGGATCTAGGAGACATAAGCAGTTGGTTTTGGGTTGGTTACGTTACCTTGAGCCACTCCTCAGCCTGTTCTTTGCTCTGCACAGCCAGAACCAAAgcatctgccccctggtggacgaTCTTTAGCTCGTGCTTCTTCTTCTTGCCGTCTTTGGGGATGTGAGTAATGCTGCATCCTGGCAGCGTTAGTTCCATCTGAGGAATGTGGTCTTTGGATGACTTGTAACACTGAAAGGAAGCACATGTCAGACTGGAGAAAGTGAACATTGATTTCAGTCATGTCAGATTTTACTCATCTTGCTCCATTCACCAAATATTCACATCTACACTTAGAGGTTTTTATCCTGACTGACAGTGATTTGCTCTTTGTGTGACTCCACCAGCCCCCCTTCACTCCTGACAGAACCCATGAACAGAACCATGTGCAGTTTCCTGGCTTACCAGCAGTTTGTCATCCTTGATGACACACAGCAGTTTGGTCCACTGGCCAAAGCGTTTCTTACGCAGCAGGAAAGCACAGATCCGAGCATCCTTCACCAGGTCCATGGAGGCCTCCTCAGATGGCCACTGGTGCATCTTCTGACCCTTCccatcctcctcttcttcatcatatGACTCATAGGAGCTGCTCATGGCATCAGAGTCATAATCTGAAAGGAAAGCAGGAGACACAATGAGATGAAGAAGAAAAACGCTGCTGAGACTCGTGTTTTTTAATGAGAACGTGAAGATCCTCCTGAAGCTGATGCCTGCAGGAATGAATGATTTGTTTAACTCACTGGAGGTAATGTACTCAGGAGTCTTTCCTGGACTTAAGGGCACTGCTTCCTCATAGTAGCCTTCTGGCAGAGACGAGCTGGGAAGAGGAGGCGGCCTGTTGTTTGGAGGCTGCAAAAAATCCAAAGGCAAACCTATCAGGCCGCTTCTGCAGGTAAACTCATCAGGACACGTCTGCAGGCAAATTTATCAGGATGCTTCTGTAGGCAAACTTATCAGGACAATTCTGCAGGTAAACTTATTGCATTGagagatgagatttattttcattgtcattacacgagtgcaacaacaacgaaattacgtttacactccaattacctcagtcaAAATTATTACTAGTTTACCGCAATAATGgcgcacatcagaattaaagacaacacatatacatttgacattgtttatgtgcactaaacttgaagcagtcatccaaattgaggcaaagtagGTGAAGGCTACAGCAAGAGGGGCCTGCACCGCCtaacttggggagttgaaggctgcagcagtaaaaactgtgctgccttcaaggtggcagggaggaagccagggtgaggggagtggagagacacaaggGGGGgtgggtaatagggatggagatgTGTGTggggcagatgagttaagtttgtcagtttctgtccatgtgtgcataaAGTCTGATGTTGGTAAGCAACAGGGGGTAGacagatgagaagggggagccaaattccctcaccaaggccgtagatcctcctgggggaagagcagggcatttgaccttcaggagccgataaagcTGCCATGTTGTTGTTaggtggagagatacagaattccatttactgcacctctgaccgtctagagtccaaatttatgaagaatattctctgatcctcagcagcacattcctttgcaatgcagcgatatgctccaagatggtatccattttgcatttgagttcaagagttcatgcagtctgagattacactgcattgcccaactcattaatcatgatggacagatgaggggacgagattctggtagcagctgtcttgctaatattcctgtgggtcagggcagcgcacaaaccaatcagcaccaaacctcccaccataaaagcgagtagaaataaatcctcaacatcttccacagagagtgaaaCCAAGCATGCCACGCTCCTTTCTCTCAggcgttgagaacatagcccgctgggtaggttccatcagggcacacagggtcccccagccctgatttccttgtcgagaaaaaaaaaaatggtgtcaatagcgttgagagacaagctgatcaattccatggttaatccaagtcttgatttgaagaattcacagtctggtgacgctgggactttgaaggttcggAGCAGAGATAcagaacagaaaggaggagaggggagaggaggaatgcgaccgtccttgccggagtcccaagctataTGATACCAATGCTTCTGCAGGCAAACTTAACATGACACTTCTGCAGGTAAACGTATTGCAATGCTTCTGTAGGCAAAGTTATCAGGACACTTCTGTAGGCAAACTTATCATGACACTTCTGTAGGCAAACTTATCGCAATGCTTCTGCAGACAAACTTATGACACTTCTGCAGGTAAACTTATCACAATGCTTCTGCAGGCAAAGTTATCAGGGCACTTCTGCAGATAAACTTATCGCAATGCTTCTGCAGGCAAACTTATGACACTTTTGCAGGTAAACGTATTGCAATGCTTCTGCAGGTAAACGTATTGCAATGCTTCTGCAGGCAAACTTACGAGGACGCTTCTGCAGGCAAACTTACCAGGACGCTTCTGCAGGTAAACTTATCGCAATGCTTCTGCAGGTAAACGTATTGCAATGCTTCTGCAGGCAAACGTACGAGGACGCTTCTGCAGGCAAACTTACGAGGACGCTTCTGCAGGCAAACTTATCACGACGCTTCTGCAGGTAAACTTATCACGACGCTTCTGCAGGTAAACTCAACAGGACACTTCTGCAGGTAAATTTATCAGGGCACTTCTGCAGGTAAACGTATTGCAATGCTTTTGCAGGTAAACTTATCAGAACGCTTCTGCAGGTAAACTTTGAAGCATTGTTCTAAGCTTGTTCTCAGCTGagttctggcaacttgcttccgacAGACTGTGTGCTGAGTGATGCCCTTCTACTCTCTACAAGGTTGtattcatttcttttatttctgtttaacatttcttttagtttttaagtgcatctattgtgaatcctatttaactaaatttctcctgtgtgaatctttggagttgttagcatttttgctagcggttagcttgcgttagctaggtcagctttttttcctcctccatttcttttattactgttactTCCTCCCTGGGTGTAGCTGATGGCGCTGCGCCGTGTGTTGGCTGCACAAAGAACAACCTCTGAAATATTGTCACTTTTTGTTTCTTGCATCAGTTTTCAATTCCTGAATCTTGTGGACTGGCTTCATAAGGGATTAGAGAAGAACTATGCAGTAGAACTGTAGACTGTTATTCGTTGTGAGCGTCGTATTTCATGTTGTCAACATGTCAGCTATGATGGATCTCATCACCATGGCTGTCACTCATCGTCGTTATGACCCATGAACTCTGAAGAGGATTAACACAAACATGGTCAAGTCCAGACTATAATGGAATATTTATCAGGATCTGAAATCTCTTTACCTGTTGAGATCTGATGTTGTGactaaatgtggaaaatgtgcaggtctTCCTAAGGTGAGAAAGTATGATTACATCGATGGTGTGAATGTAAACAATCTCAGAACAGTCAGAAAAACATTGAATGACTATCTCACAGTTGGATGTGTAAATGCTCGATCTTTGAGGAACAAAACCTGTGATTTCTATGACAATATTGTGGATGAACATTATGACATTTGGATGGTTACTGAAACATACTCTGATCACCATGATCAAACCACGTGGCAGATATTGCTTCTAGCACCAGTCCAGGAGTGAGAGATCTGGAGGTGGAGTGGGGCTGATCTGCACACAGAACATGAAGCCACAGCAGAACTTACCTAACACTCCATGGAAGTCATTTGAACACTGTGAATGGACTCTGAACAGTGGAGCCCATAAACTGCTGGTGGTAGTTGTGTACAGGCCACCTTATTTGGAGGTGAACAAAAGCACAGTCAATGACTTTCTTAATGAATTTAGTGCTTACATGGAATCAGTCATCACCATCCCACACAAGCTGCTGATTGGTGGAGATTTCAACATCCACATGGAGGATAGTGATGCTGCTGATACCAAGACGTTTCTGGAGTTACTAGAATGTCTTAACTTGCAGAACCATGCGTGATTACCAATGCATGAGAAGGGTCACACACACTTGACTTGCTGATTACCAGAGACCGCGATGACATCATGCTGGATACACCTGCGACCTCGCACTTCCTGTCCGATCAGGCGTTTGTCAGGACTCGCATGTAGATCCGCAAGTCAGCGTGTGAGCCCAAAGACATTCAGTTCAGGAGAATAAAGAACACTGACCTCAATCAGTTCAAGAGAGACATTACACAGAATGATCTGAGTAAGATGAACAACATGTCTGCTTCAGATAAGGCGGCATTatatgtagggatgggtattgataagattttatcgatagataccattattgattctgcttattgattccctctcgtgaattttctgtgtactaaaagtagactttacaggttttctttgtcaacataaaacattaaataaatatgaaattggtcactggatccttaaactctggacataataaac harbors:
- the LOC117506206 gene encoding actin filament-associated protein 1-like; amino-acid sequence: TCPDEFTCRSGLIGLPLDFLQPPNNRPPPLPSSSLPEGYYEEAVPLSPGKTPEYITSNYDSDAMSSSYESYDEEEEDGKGQKMHQWPSEEASMDLVKDARICAFLLRKKRFGQWTKLLCVIKDDKLLCYKSSKDHIPQMELTLPGCSITHIPKDGKKKKHELKIVHQGADALVLAVQSKEQAEEWLKVMRDISIGGTGEVDGGRTSSPTHKPELEK